Below is a window of Myroides profundi DNA.
CCCTTCCCACTTATAAAAGCTTTTGGGAAGGGGATTTTAGTTGCTTTGGTACTACCCTATTTTTGGTACCAACTTTTGATATCTCATTTATGACTAAGAGCAATACAATCACTTTACTTAATCATACTTTCAATCTCTCTAATAACAGTTTTAGCATTTTCATTAGTATAATCTAGCTCTAGTGATTTCTTATAACTTAATAAAGACATTTTATAATCCTTCATGAGAAAGTAAGCTTCTCCTAAGCTATCGTATAAATTAGCGTTATTAGTATCATACTGAATCGCTAATTCAAATACTTTTATTGCCTTATCAATCTCTTTTCTATTCAGAAAGTTATATCCCAAATTATTTAAATAGAATGACCCTGAGAGATAATGTTCTTTATCTGCTTCTAACGTTCTGTACTTCTCTAAAGCTACAGTAAAGTTATTTTTAAACTCTTTTTCTAGCAGGGACACTAGGTTTATCTTAGGATAAGTAATTAATGCTGTTTCTATTTTATTATATAATTCTAACCAATCATCTTGCGCAGCATCCGAAGTATTATTCATCACTATTATCATTCCATAACGTGAATCTGGACAAACAAGAATACCACTTTGTACCCCTATTGACGTTCCTGTCTTTCCATAATACGCACCTTCCTTCAGACCGTATCCCACATCCCAGAAATACCCTTTATCATCGCCGTCTTCTTCTTCTTTAAATAATAATCGAGAGGCTTCCTTTATAAAAGGTTGATTGCTTTCTAACTGAAACTTCATAAACTTAGTTAAGTCAGGTAAACTACTTATCATGCCATACGATCCACCTAATAGAGGATTTCTTAGTAAAGGAGCTACTTCCCCATTTTCGTTATAACTTATGGCTAATTGTTTCTTATACCTATCATACTCATTTAAAGAAGTCTGCTTCAAGTTAAGCTCATCTAGTAACTCCTGTAATAGCTCTTTATAAGGCTTGTGATATACCTGCTCTAAAATATAAGTAACTAATTCTGGACCTACTGAGTTATAGTCGTAGAATGTACCAGGTTTCTTATCTAATTTGACTGTTTTTAATTCTTCTAATAGATCAGACATCGTATAACTAAACGGTCTATTTTCATAATATCCCTCTCTCGTCTTCTTATATATTTTATCTAACTCTTTAGGAGCTCTATCTTGAAGTCCCAAAGTATGTGTTACTAAATTCTGAATGGTAATAGGAGTTCCTTCAAACTGCAAATTTGGATAATCTCCTTTTAAATAAATTCTAATATCATCATTTAGTGTAATCTTTTGCTCTAAGACAGCTTTAGCTACTAAAGAGCCTGCAAAAACTTTAGAGATAGAAGCAATTTCATACAGTGTACTGTCACTAGGTCGTTGTTTGGACTCTTTATCTAATTCTCCATAATACTGCTGATAAACTTCTCCATCTCTATAAATAGCAATCGCTAATGAGTTGACATTACCTTTCTGAAGAGTACTCTCAGCATATTGATCTATGATCAGACATAGTTCTTTAAAAGATTTATCTACTCCCTTTTCTTGTGATAGCTGTTGAGTATTACAGTATTCTCCATTTCTATCTTTATATACATCATATGCCATTCCTGAAGAAGAAATAAACAAAAACGATATTGGAATAATTAATTTATAGTTCATCGTGATATATATTAACTGCTTTTAATACTACTATAATACAAAAATAAATTGTATCAATGCAGAAATAATAAACTATCGTGAAAAAAGTCATAATTACAAATAGTATAATATAATCAATTCTTTTACGGAAAACCGTAAAACAAACATCTCAAATCGTACTATTTTGGTATTTTATTAATTGGCTTACTATAAAGGTAAAACTATTAATAAATTAAAAACACATATAACACTCAATCAAATTTAATTATGGAAACTGAATTAAAACTAAAATTAGAACAACTCCACAAAAGAGTAGATGTTTTAAAAGATCAAATTCAAACAGAAGAAGCAACTAAAAATGCTTTTATTATGCCTTTTATTCAAATACTTGGATATGACGTTTTTAATCCTACTGAAGTAATTCCAGAATTCACATGCGATATAGGAACAAAAAAAGGAGAAAAAGTAGATTATGTTATTATGAAAGATAACGACCCTATACTAATAATTGAATGTAAACATTGGAACATTAATGCAGATGCGCATAATTCACAACTACATAGGTATTATCATGTCTCTAAAGCTAAATTTGGTGTATTAACTAATGGTCTTACTTATAACTTTTATACAGACTTAGAAAAGCCAAATATAATGGATGAAAAACCATTCTTTACACTTGACTTAAATAATCTGAAAGAAACAAATATTAGTATACTTAATAATTTTACTAAAAAGAGTTTTAATTTAGAGAGTATTTTAGATTCTGCTGAAGCTCTTAAATATATAGAAGCTATTAGAAAAGAATTTGAAAAAGAAATACAATCTCCATCTGATGAACTTATAAAACTTCTAGTAAGTCGATTCTTTGATAGACCTATTACTGCTTCTAGACTTGTATCTTTTAAAGAATATACAAAAAAAGCATTATCTAATTCAATTAATGATTCTATCAATTTACGCTTGAAAAATGCATTAAATATAAGTGAAACATTACCTTCTAAAGAAATAGAACAAGTTACCCCAATAGATCAAAATACAGAGGTAGATAAAATAGTTACTACAGAAGAAGAACTTGATGGCTTCCAAATAGTGAAAGCTATTTTAAGAGAAGTATTACCAGCAGATAGAATTGCTTATAGAGATACTCAATCTTATTTTGGAATATTACTTGACGATAATAATAGAAAGCCTTTATGTAGACTTCATTTTAATTCTTCTAATAAATATATAGAGTTATTTCATAATGGTAAAGATAGTGGTGAAAAAATGCTTATAAATTCTTTAGAGGAAATTTATAACTACAAAACTGAATTGCTAAATACAGTTAAAACATATATTTAAAAAAAGAGGCTTAGGCCTAGGAGTGGTCGGAAGAAATTCTGACCACTCTTTTTTATATAATAGATACTTTGTTAGGATCTTCCCCAGTTAAAGCTACAATAAGAGCAATAATCAAGTTTTTAAGTTCCATATTAAATCTTCTCTTAGCAGTTTTATAGCCTAAGTTATTAGCATGTTTGTAAAATCTGACTAACACTTATTTTATGATCTTTAAATGTATTCATATACTTTACTTTCTGTAATCAAATGTAGAGATTACCTTACTTTTTAAACAAAAAAAGTCGGAAGATTAATCTTCCGACCAAGACTAGGTAGAACCTGCTTTTTATTTCTATAAAACTTAACTAAATAACCTATTACTTAATCAAACCTCTTTACAAATAGCAATTTCTTTACTATCCCTTAGATACACCCAAAAACAAT
It encodes the following:
- a CDS encoding serine hydrolase; translation: MNYKLIIPISFLFISSSGMAYDVYKDRNGEYCNTQQLSQEKGVDKSFKELCLIIDQYAESTLQKGNVNSLAIAIYRDGEVYQQYYGELDKESKQRPSDSTLYEIASISKVFAGSLVAKAVLEQKITLNDDIRIYLKGDYPNLQFEGTPITIQNLVTHTLGLQDRAPKELDKIYKKTREGYYENRPFSYTMSDLLEELKTVKLDKKPGTFYDYNSVGPELVTYILEQVYHKPYKELLQELLDELNLKQTSLNEYDRYKKQLAISYNENGEVAPLLRNPLLGGSYGMISSLPDLTKFMKFQLESNQPFIKEASRLLFKEEEDGDDKGYFWDVGYGLKEGAYYGKTGTSIGVQSGILVCPDSRYGMIIVMNNTSDAAQDDWLELYNKIETALITYPKINLVSLLEKEFKNNFTVALEKYRTLEADKEHYLSGSFYLNNLGYNFLNRKEIDKAIKVFELAIQYDTNNANLYDSLGEAYFLMKDYKMSLLSYKKSLELDYTNENAKTVIREIESMIK
- a CDS encoding type I restriction endonuclease, coding for METELKLKLEQLHKRVDVLKDQIQTEEATKNAFIMPFIQILGYDVFNPTEVIPEFTCDIGTKKGEKVDYVIMKDNDPILIIECKHWNINADAHNSQLHRYYHVSKAKFGVLTNGLTYNFYTDLEKPNIMDEKPFFTLDLNNLKETNISILNNFTKKSFNLESILDSAEALKYIEAIRKEFEKEIQSPSDELIKLLVSRFFDRPITASRLVSFKEYTKKALSNSINDSINLRLKNALNISETLPSKEIEQVTPIDQNTEVDKIVTTEEELDGFQIVKAILREVLPADRIAYRDTQSYFGILLDDNNRKPLCRLHFNSSNKYIELFHNGKDSGEKMLINSLEEIYNYKTELLNTVKTYI